The DNA sequence CAAGATTTTAATATGGATGGATTTCTCTTCCAATTGGTTTTTAGGATTCAACTTTTTCAGCACATACTCACAATCATTGATCCATCGAACAGAGGAGGTGTCTTTCTTTTCCTCAAACGCTTCAATCTCAATATGTTCCAATCGGGTGAAAATGGTCGTTTTCTCTAGCCCATCGATTGTAGTGGTAAAAGTGAAAGTACCGATTTTAAATGCTTCGCAATTTCGCTCGGGTGCGGGTTGGCAGCAAACCAACAGTAGAATAATCGACAAAGACAGAAATCTGTACATAGCTGCAAATTAAATACAATAAAAGGTTCTGGATAATGTTGTGCCCTTATTTTTTTGGCTCAAATGACTCGAAAGTGCCATCGTTGTAAAAAACAACAATTTTTGTGGGCCTTTTTTCGGTGTCTGCAAGGGTAATTTTGTTGGAGGGGGTAGATGTTGATGTTTTAGGATTAGCGTTCTCTTTAGGAGTTGGGTCGGGGAAACCGCCTTTTCCATTCAATAGCCAATAGAGATTTACCTCAGGAAAAGTTTTGATGACTTTCATGACAAAGTCCAAGCTAGGGCGGTTCCTTCCATTCAATAAATGGGAGACGCTCGAACGCTGTACCCCAATCTTATCTGCAAATGTGGAAGGAGATAGTTCGTAATGCCCGATTATGGTTTTGAGCCGTGCCACAAAGCTATCATTCACAATGGTAAATTTTTATAATGCGAAATTAATCAAATCTGTAAAAACAAAAACATCACAATAAGTGAATATGAACAATATTTATTAAACTATATGTTCATATATTAAAATATAAATGTATGATTAAAAATATGTTACGATAAAGTGATATTTGTTTGCCAAAAACCCGTTTACACTTGTAACATATCCTGATCTAAGATGGCTTTTTTCATGAATATTTGGTTGACAACTGTAAATTTCATGGTTCTGGGAATCTACTTTTTGTTGTATTTCCACTACATGAAACGTTTATGGAACGACAACACAAAAAAATAACTTCAACGATCAGCCATTTAGCGCTATATTTGTGATTTACTTGTATTATTTTTAAAAAAATACTGTTTCTGTTAAGTTTAATTTCTTAATTTACTATTTTCGTTGAAAATTTTATGGTATGGGCAAAGTGAAACTAGATGAAATAGATCATCAGATTCTGGACATGTTGATAGACAACACCAGAACACCATTTACAGACATTGCAAAAAAGCTTTTGATTTCTGCTGGAACTGTGCATGTTCGGGTCAAAAAAATGGAAGAGGCCGGTATAATCAAAGGATCGTCTCTGACCTTAGATTATGTGAAACTCGGTTATGCTTTCATTGCATACGTGGGTATTTTTTTGGAAAAGACCCATCAAACCAAGTTTGTGCTTGAGCGGCTTACCCAAATACCTTATGTTACGGTTGCCCATATTACCACCGGAAAATTCAATATTTTCTGCAAAATTAGGGCAAGGGATACCACCCATGCCAAAAACATCATCTTCAAAATAGATGATATTGATGGTATCAGCCGTACTGAAACCATGATTTCGTTAGAAGAAAGTATCAACGACAAGAAACGATTGATGCATACCATTTTCAACGAGATTTGATTGAATGGTATATCCTTCCGATTTAGCTAAAAGCGAGTATCATTCCTTTTATGGGCCCTATATAAAGGCTTTGGGCCAGGTTGATTTAATGAAGGAATTGGTGAACGGGAAACAGGAGTTTGCCGATACCCTTCAAAGCATCGCTCTGGAAAAACTCTCTTATAGGTATGAAGAAAACAAGTGGTCGGTTGCTGAAGTGTTAATGCATATCGTTGATGCTGAGCGGGTTTTTCAATACAGGGCTTTACGGTTTGCAAGAAATGATGGTACACCCTTGCCAGGTTTTGATCAAGATGCCTATGTACCCGAGTCGAAGTCTGCGGATAGGGAAAGGGATGCAATCTTTGACGAATACGAAACGGTCAGAAATGCCTCGATTTCGCTGTTCAGATCTTTTGATGCCCAAATACTGGAGCGAGTAGGTGTGGCCAGTGGTTATGAGATGAGTGTTCGCGCTTTGGGCTTTGTCATCTGCGGCCACCAGAAACATCATCTAAAAATACTCAAAGAGCGCTATCTGTAATGGGCTCAGGTGATATTATCTGAATCGGTTTCGGGGTCAGTGTCAAGAGATTCGTTTTCAAAGTCTTGATTCGATGACGTTTCAACTTCTGCAATGGTTTCTTCAACAGCACTATTTTCGAGCTCCCTTTCAATGGTTTCCTCAAAGTTTGAAATGAAGTTTGCAAGACTTTGGCTGATTTTCACCAAATAAATGGTATCATCGGTTTTGACCTCTACCGCTTCAACAATTTCTCCGTTGGGTTTCTTTAAAACGATGAGGTCTTCATCTCCATAGCCATGTGGATAAAGGTCGATGAGCAATGCAGCGACATCGCGGGGCAACTTCTTGTAATCGATAAGCACACGTTTCATAGTAGGCAGTGTTTTTGGTTATGACACCTAATCTATGAATTTTTAATGCCCAAAGGCTCAAAGAGTTGTCAAATGAAAAAAAAAGTATGTGTAGTCAGGCTTCCTTGTAGTAAGTGAATGCCTGGGCAAACAAATTGTCGGGCACTTTGATATCGGTAACGGCCTTTCCGATGGTTTTCAGTAGCACGTAATTGATATTGCCATGGGTGTTTTTTTTGTCGTGCCGCAATAAGGCGTTGATCGTATCAATGTCGTCTTTATCGAAATCAACCTTTTTAAAATATTTGGCAAATGTTTCTTTGATTTCTTTTAGTTCAAGCTTCGACAGACCGGTCAATTGATGGGAAAAATAAGCCTCGATGACCATGCCCACCGCTATTGCCTCGCCGTGCAACAAGGTTTCCTTATCAGGATTTTCCAAAAAATAAGATTCAATGGCATGGCCGGCAGTGTGGCCAAAATTCAATATTTTCCTCAGTCCACGTTCATCAGGGTCTTCTTGCACTACATGGCTTTTTAATAGGGCAGAACGTTCGATCAAATCTTTGGTTTGAAATGAATTACAGTTTTTGAGCACTTTCCAGTAATCACCGTCTTTGATCAGGCCATGCTTCAACATCTCAGCAAAACCACTATTGACCTGCCTTTTGTCCAAAGTGTTAAGAAAGTCTGTGAACACCAATATCATCTCAGGTTGTTTGATAACACCGATTTGATTTTTGAGTGCTCCGAGATCCACGCCCGTTTTGCCGCCGATCGATGCATCGACCATGGCCAAAAGGGTCGTGGGAATATTGATGAAGTCAATGCCCCTTTTAAAGGTCGAAGCCACAAATCCGCCCAAATCGGTGACCACACCTCCACCTAGATTGATAAGAAGACTTTTTCTGTCACCTCCAGCGTTGGAAAGGTCATCCCAAAGTCGGGCGCATGTATTGATGTTTTTGTTTTCTTCGCCGGCATTGATCACAAAAATGCCATCTGGGGAAACTTCAGAAAAAAAAGAGGTGAATACCGGCAGGCAATATTTTTTGGTATTCGTATCGACCAAAATGAACACTTTTGAATAATTCATTTTGCCCAAATGAAGTTTTAGGGCAGCTTGGGCGAGTTCATTATAATAAATATCATTATCGTTCATCGGGCACGGTCACATCATTCTTTCCACGACACTAAATAAAGACTATTTTTGATGATTTTCACAACGAAGTACATCTTATATTTGATCAGTTGCTAAATTCATAATAATGAGGCCCAATTTTGACGATACTTCAATAGCCTTTGACCTTAAAAGCGATTCTGAACTCGAACGCGCCTATTTTCTTTTCAAATTGATCGCAAACGAACCTTTGGTACGCATTGGTACGGCTGTCACCAATTTTGCGGTGAAGGCCCATTTACCCGTAGAGGGATTGATACGTGCCACCGTCTTTGATCATTTTTGCGGGGGGGTCAACGAAGAAGACTGTTTGCCCACTATTGACAAAATGTTTGAGAAAGGAGTTTGTTCGATCCTCGATTATTCGGTCGAGGGAAAAGAGCATGAAGAGCAATTTGATCTTGCACTTGAAAAAACATTGGAAGTCCTCAATTTTGTCAAAGAGAAGGATGCCATTCCGTTTGCAGTGTTCAAGCCCACGGGCATGGGCAGGTTCAAAATTTATGAAAAGGTCAGCAACGGCATGAATTTGAATACTGACGAGCAAGAAGAGTGGGACAGAATTGTGCAGCGGTACGATCAAATATGCAAAAAGGCCCATGACATGGACGTGGCTTTGTTGATCGACGCCGAAGAAAGCTGGATGCAAGATGCTGCCGATGACATTTGCCTGCAGATGATGCGAAAGTACAACCAAAACCGGGCCGTTGTTTTCAATACGGCCCAAACGTATCGCTGGGATCGTCTTGACTACCTTAAAAAGTTGAAGGAGATTGCCAAAAAAGAAGATTTCAAGATCGGCATCAAAGTGGTACGTGGTGCCTATATGGAAAAAGAGAACGACCGTGCCGAAGAAAAAAATTATAAAAGTCCCATTTGTGCATCAAAACAGGCCACTGACGAAAATTTTGATGCAGCGGTTACTTTTATGATCGACAACCTTGATGTTTTTTCACTTTTTGCGGGCACCCACAACGAGTTGAGCACCTACAAGCTCATCGACCTGATGCAAGAACATGGCGTGACCATTGAAGATAAGAGAATTTGGTTTGGCCAATTA is a window from the Muricauda sp. SCSIO 65647 genome containing:
- a CDS encoding proline dehydrogenase family protein, translated to MRPNFDDTSIAFDLKSDSELERAYFLFKLIANEPLVRIGTAVTNFAVKAHLPVEGLIRATVFDHFCGGVNEEDCLPTIDKMFEKGVCSILDYSVEGKEHEEQFDLALEKTLEVLNFVKEKDAIPFAVFKPTGMGRFKIYEKVSNGMNLNTDEQEEWDRIVQRYDQICKKAHDMDVALLIDAEESWMQDAADDICLQMMRKYNQNRAVVFNTAQTYRWDRLDYLKKLKEIAKKEDFKIGIKVVRGAYMEKENDRAEEKNYKSPICASKQATDENFDAAVTFMIDNLDVFSLFAGTHNELSTYKLIDLMQEHGVTIEDKRIWFGQLYGMSDHITYNLAASGYNVTKYLPYGPVRDVMPYLIRRAEENTSVAGQTTRELALLKKEKERRKI
- the aroB gene encoding 3-dehydroquinate synthase; the protein is MNDNDIYYNELAQAALKLHLGKMNYSKVFILVDTNTKKYCLPVFTSFFSEVSPDGIFVINAGEENKNINTCARLWDDLSNAGGDRKSLLINLGGGVVTDLGGFVASTFKRGIDFINIPTTLLAMVDASIGGKTGVDLGALKNQIGVIKQPEMILVFTDFLNTLDKRQVNSGFAEMLKHGLIKDGDYWKVLKNCNSFQTKDLIERSALLKSHVVQEDPDERGLRKILNFGHTAGHAIESYFLENPDKETLLHGEAIAVGMVIEAYFSHQLTGLSKLELKEIKETFAKYFKKVDFDKDDIDTINALLRHDKKNTHGNINYVLLKTIGKAVTDIKVPDNLFAQAFTYYKEA
- a CDS encoding DNA topoisomerase IV, with product MYRFLSLSIILLLVCCQPAPERNCEAFKIGTFTFTTTIDGLEKTTIFTRLEHIEIEAFEEKKDTSSVRWINDCEYVLKKLNPKNQLEEKSIHIKILTTSDSSYTFEYNAIGDKRKFKGEAIKTH
- a CDS encoding DinB family protein; the encoded protein is MVYPSDLAKSEYHSFYGPYIKALGQVDLMKELVNGKQEFADTLQSIALEKLSYRYEENKWSVAEVLMHIVDAERVFQYRALRFARNDGTPLPGFDQDAYVPESKSADRERDAIFDEYETVRNASISLFRSFDAQILERVGVASGYEMSVRALGFVICGHQKHHLKILKERYL
- a CDS encoding helix-turn-helix transcriptional regulator, encoding MNDSFVARLKTIIGHYELSPSTFADKIGVQRSSVSHLLNGRNRPSLDFVMKVIKTFPEVNLYWLLNGKGGFPDPTPKENANPKTSTSTPSNKITLADTEKRPTKIVVFYNDGTFESFEPKK
- a CDS encoding Lrp/AsnC family transcriptional regulator, with product MGKVKLDEIDHQILDMLIDNTRTPFTDIAKKLLISAGTVHVRVKKMEEAGIIKGSSLTLDYVKLGYAFIAYVGIFLEKTHQTKFVLERLTQIPYVTVAHITTGKFNIFCKIRARDTTHAKNIIFKIDDIDGISRTETMISLEESINDKKRLMHTIFNEI